In one window of Legionella fallonii LLAP-10 DNA:
- a CDS encoding efflux RND transporter periplasmic adaptor subunit, with amino-acid sequence MKKRMTIMGIALLVVFGGIIAFNLIKSIMIKRFFASYVPPAVSVSSAVAQTVDWHPTISAVGNFVATSGVDVNAEASGKVIKIDFDSGQYVSKGAPLITIDDSVDQALLTFNHAELTLKELNYKRQTDLFKRGATPSSSVDEAKANLQQAQAKVAQIQAQINQKHITAPFSGRLGIRQVNIGQYVTPGQTSIVSLQSLDPLFLEFYLPEQLYKRIHLNGTILFTVQGFPKAIFEGTITAVNSKIDLNTHNVLVQATLPNCSVGAIKDAEHSPLLKTRKEVRGNKLIVSCNSSLNEQNKIKDYAFIPGMFSSIEISQPAEPGTIVVPSTAVSYSLYGNAVYVIEKDKEGKKDPKGQDLLTVKRVFVTTGEQQGNYTVIKKGIKAGDVVVSTGDLKLQNGTPVTINNSVPLNSESNPNNLGQ; translated from the coding sequence ATGAAAAAGCGCATGACTATCATGGGAATAGCCTTGTTGGTTGTTTTCGGTGGAATCATTGCGTTTAATCTAATTAAATCAATTATGATTAAACGGTTCTTCGCCAGCTATGTTCCTCCAGCAGTTAGTGTTTCCTCTGCAGTCGCCCAAACTGTAGATTGGCATCCCACTATTAGTGCCGTAGGTAATTTCGTAGCAACTAGTGGGGTTGATGTCAATGCAGAAGCCTCAGGAAAAGTAATAAAAATAGATTTTGATTCAGGTCAATATGTAAGCAAGGGGGCTCCGCTGATTACTATTGATGATAGTGTTGATCAAGCTTTGTTAACGTTTAACCACGCCGAGCTTACCCTTAAAGAATTAAATTACAAACGTCAAACTGACCTATTTAAACGTGGCGCCACACCCAGTTCCAGCGTTGATGAAGCCAAAGCAAATCTACAACAAGCTCAAGCTAAAGTGGCTCAGATTCAAGCCCAAATCAACCAAAAACATATTACCGCCCCCTTTTCAGGTCGTTTAGGTATACGTCAAGTTAACATTGGACAGTATGTTACTCCAGGACAAACCTCCATTGTCTCTCTGCAATCTTTAGATCCTTTGTTTCTTGAGTTTTACCTGCCAGAGCAACTTTATAAGCGCATTCATTTGAATGGAACTATTTTGTTCACAGTACAAGGATTTCCTAAAGCAATTTTTGAAGGGACTATCACTGCAGTCAACTCCAAGATTGATTTAAATACTCATAACGTACTCGTTCAGGCAACCTTACCCAACTGTTCTGTAGGGGCAATAAAAGATGCGGAACACTCGCCGCTTCTCAAAACACGTAAAGAAGTTAGAGGCAATAAATTAATAGTCAGTTGTAATAGCAGTTTAAATGAACAAAATAAAATTAAAGATTATGCCTTTATACCCGGAATGTTTTCTTCCATAGAGATTAGTCAACCTGCCGAGCCAGGAACTATCGTTGTACCGTCAACAGCAGTCTCTTATAGCCTTTATGGTAATGCTGTCTATGTCATAGAAAAAGATAAAGAAGGAAAGAAAGATCCTAAGGGTCAAGACCTATTAACTGTAAAACGTGTTTTCGTTACGACAGGGGAACAACAAGGTAATTACACCGTCATCAAAAAAGGAATTAAAGCAGGTGATGTAGTAGTCAGTACTGGGGATTTAAAACTGCAGAATGGTACCCCCGTTACTATTAACAACAGTGTCCCACTCAATAGTGAGAGTAATCCGAATAATTTGGGACAATAA
- a CDS encoding PQ-loop domain-containing transporter, giving the protein MSITEYVVQYGFSISLLANAALFIPQIITLIKKKSALGVSLITFFGFNIIQIFTMLHGLLEKDYLLAGGYLLSLITCGCVSCLIVYYKYIQNRQ; this is encoded by the coding sequence ATGTCAATAACAGAATATGTTGTTCAATATGGTTTTTCAATTAGTTTATTGGCAAACGCGGCGTTATTTATTCCGCAAATAATTACTTTAATCAAAAAAAAATCAGCTTTAGGCGTCTCTTTAATTACTTTTTTTGGGTTTAATATCATTCAAATTTTTACCATGCTACATGGATTGTTAGAAAAAGATTACCTCCTTGCTGGAGGATATTTATTAAGTCTCATCACTTGTGGCTGCGTTTCGTGCTTGATTGTTTATTATAAATACATCCAAAATCGTCAATGA
- the glyA gene encoding serine hydroxymethyltransferase — protein MFDGSYTIKNFDEELFQAISNEKRRQEEHIELIASENYVSPRVLEAQGSVLTNKYAEGYPAKRYYGGCEFVDIAEELAITRAKKLFNADYANVQPHSGSQANAAVMMALLAPGDTILGMALPHGGHLTHGSKVNFSGKLYKAVEYGVDIQTGLIDYDALERLALECKPKLIVAGFSAYSRVLDWVRFRAIADKVGAYLLADIAHVAGLIAVGLYPSPLPYADVVTSTTHKTLRGPRGGLILCKANEEIEKKLNSSVFPGMQGGPLMHVIAAKAVAFAEALLPEFKLYQQQIIRNAKTMCDVLKTRGYDIVSGGTDNHLLLIDLINKNITGKDADAALGKANITVNKNSVPNDPRSPFVTSGLRLGTPAVTTRGFKEKEITLLSNWVADILDNISDESTIARVKTQVLLLCREFPVYG, from the coding sequence ATGTTTGACGGAAGTTATACTATAAAAAATTTTGATGAAGAACTGTTTCAGGCTATTTCTAACGAGAAACGCCGACAGGAAGAGCATATTGAACTTATAGCCTCTGAGAACTATGTAAGTCCAAGGGTTTTGGAAGCACAAGGTTCTGTATTAACTAATAAGTATGCAGAAGGTTATCCTGCTAAGCGATATTACGGTGGTTGTGAGTTTGTCGATATAGCTGAAGAATTAGCAATAACACGTGCTAAAAAACTATTTAATGCAGATTATGCTAATGTACAGCCTCATTCTGGTTCTCAGGCTAATGCTGCGGTGATGATGGCCTTATTAGCTCCGGGCGATACCATTTTGGGTATGGCTTTACCACACGGCGGTCATTTAACACATGGTTCCAAAGTAAATTTTTCAGGAAAACTTTATAAAGCTGTCGAATACGGCGTGGATATTCAGACTGGTTTAATTGATTATGATGCTTTAGAGCGTTTAGCTTTAGAGTGTAAGCCTAAATTAATTGTCGCTGGTTTTTCTGCTTACTCTAGAGTTCTGGATTGGGTTAGATTTAGGGCAATTGCCGATAAAGTAGGGGCTTATTTATTAGCTGATATAGCACATGTTGCTGGATTAATCGCAGTCGGTCTTTATCCATCACCTCTCCCATATGCTGACGTAGTCACTTCAACAACGCATAAAACATTAAGAGGCCCAAGAGGTGGATTAATCCTTTGCAAGGCTAATGAAGAAATTGAGAAAAAATTAAATTCTTCTGTATTCCCTGGAATGCAAGGCGGACCTTTAATGCATGTCATTGCTGCAAAAGCAGTGGCGTTCGCGGAAGCATTATTGCCCGAGTTTAAGCTGTATCAGCAACAAATTATACGTAATGCTAAAACGATGTGTGATGTTTTAAAAACCAGGGGATATGACATTGTATCTGGGGGAACGGATAACCATCTATTATTAATTGATTTAATTAATAAAAACATTACAGGTAAGGATGCTGATGCTGCCTTAGGTAAAGCCAATATTACGGTCAATAAAAATTCGGTACCTAATGATCCGCGTTCACCTTTTGTGACTAGTGGATTACGTTTAGGAACCCCGGCAGTGACAACCAGAGGATTTAAAGAGAAAGAAATAACTCTTTTATCTAATTGGGTAGCAGATATTCTTGATAACATTAGCGATGAATCAACCATTGCTAGAGTGAAAACGCAAGTTCTGCTTTTGTGTCGTGAATTTCCTGTTTATGGTTAA
- a CDS encoding efflux RND transporter permease subunit, translating into MKFTDLFIKRPVLSVVISMLILLFGINSINKMQIRQYPRMDNTVITITTSYPGADADLIAGFITSPLENAVASAEGIDYMTSSSVQGLSTITLNIKLNFDPQIAFTDVMSKVQQTINQLPKEAQQPVILKKSDSSTALMYISLDSKDMTPQQITDYATRVVQPQLQTVDGVAKAEILGGATYSMRIFLDPIKMAALNVTPADVSVVLASNNFLTAAGSTKSEYVAINMTAKTDLNDTDAFSKLIVKSDKGSIVHLRDIAKVELGSQSYDSSVTFNGKKAVFISITPTPTANPLTVISDTRNIMPSIVKEFPPSLTGTIVYDATDFIRASIEEVEHTIIEAALIVIVVIFLFLGSLRSVLIPIVTIPLSLVGVCTLMLALGYSINLLTLLAFVLAIGLVVDDAIVVVENVHRHIEEGKSPFEAALIGAREIATPVIAMTITLAAVYAPIGFMGGLTGALFKEFAFTLASAVIISGVIALTLSPMMCSKVLTKDSTSGKFVHFLDNQFNKLKVVYQRILHGLLETRLIMLPFAAVVILMLPYLYLHTAAETAPDEDQGFFFVMAVAPQFATLNYVETFTKPFDKIYQSFPEAENYFTVNASQPVSGLVLKPWGKRAKSQFALKQPLQDKLSEITGLNAFAIVPPPLPGGGGGTPVQFVVKTTNDFQSLFDISNKLTDKARKSGLFIYVDNSLKFNQPQIELSINRSKAAEMGLDMRAIGSSLTSALSGNYVNYFNLEGRSYQVIPQLDRKFRLTAEQLGQIYVKTMSGTMVPLSTVVSPKEKTQPNAATHFQQLNSATIQAVMMPGKTLGEGLQFLQNAADETLPKGFSYDYGGESRQFMQEGSALLFAFLFAIIIIYLVLSAQYESFRDPLIVLISVPMSICGALIPLNLGLASINIYTQVGLITLIGLISKHGILIVDFANHLQREKNLDRRAAVEEAAAIRLRPILMTTAAMVFGVLPLLIASGAGAVSRFDIGLVISAGLLIGTCFTLFVVPTMYTYIAEDHRTKGDQPIIEHL; encoded by the coding sequence ATGAAATTTACTGATTTATTTATCAAACGTCCCGTTCTTTCCGTTGTAATCAGTATGCTGATTCTTCTGTTTGGTATTAACTCAATTAATAAAATGCAAATTCGTCAATATCCACGCATGGATAATACAGTAATCACTATTACGACCAGCTATCCCGGTGCAGATGCGGATCTTATTGCAGGCTTTATTACCTCCCCTTTAGAAAACGCAGTGGCTAGTGCTGAGGGTATCGATTATATGACCTCATCGAGCGTTCAAGGTCTAAGTACTATTACCTTAAACATCAAGTTAAACTTCGATCCACAAATCGCTTTTACTGATGTAATGAGTAAGGTACAACAAACAATTAATCAATTACCTAAAGAAGCACAACAACCCGTGATTCTTAAAAAATCAGATTCGTCCACGGCATTGATGTACATCAGTCTTGACAGTAAAGACATGACCCCGCAACAAATTACCGACTATGCGACCCGAGTGGTTCAACCTCAACTGCAAACGGTTGATGGGGTAGCAAAAGCAGAAATTTTGGGAGGCGCCACTTACTCCATGAGAATATTTCTTGATCCTATAAAAATGGCGGCTCTCAACGTAACTCCGGCCGATGTTTCTGTAGTGCTTGCCAGCAATAACTTTTTAACTGCAGCAGGAAGCACCAAAAGCGAATATGTTGCGATTAACATGACAGCAAAGACAGATCTAAATGATACGGACGCATTCAGCAAGCTCATAGTCAAATCAGATAAGGGGTCTATAGTCCATTTACGAGATATAGCTAAAGTGGAGTTGGGCTCTCAAAGTTACGATAGTTCAGTGACTTTTAACGGTAAAAAAGCGGTCTTTATTTCCATCACGCCAACACCAACAGCAAACCCTCTCACCGTCATTAGTGATACGCGCAACATAATGCCATCGATAGTTAAAGAGTTTCCTCCATCACTAACCGGCACTATAGTTTATGATGCAACAGACTTTATTAGAGCATCTATTGAAGAAGTTGAACACACTATTATAGAAGCTGCACTTATAGTAATTGTGGTTATCTTTTTGTTCCTCGGCTCACTACGCTCGGTTTTAATCCCCATTGTTACTATTCCATTATCTCTTGTTGGTGTTTGTACTTTAATGCTGGCATTGGGATACAGTATTAATTTGCTCACGCTGCTGGCATTCGTGCTAGCAATTGGTTTAGTGGTCGACGATGCCATTGTCGTTGTAGAAAACGTGCACCGTCATATAGAAGAAGGTAAAAGTCCTTTTGAGGCCGCTCTTATAGGTGCAAGAGAAATTGCCACCCCTGTTATTGCTATGACGATTACCTTGGCAGCCGTTTACGCACCAATAGGTTTTATGGGGGGACTAACTGGCGCATTGTTTAAAGAGTTTGCTTTTACTCTAGCAAGTGCGGTTATTATTTCAGGAGTCATTGCTTTAACCCTATCGCCAATGATGTGTTCTAAAGTATTAACTAAGGACAGCACTAGCGGGAAATTTGTTCATTTTCTCGATAATCAATTTAATAAACTGAAAGTGGTTTACCAAAGGATTTTGCATGGCTTATTAGAAACTAGACTTATCATGCTGCCTTTTGCTGCTGTTGTTATCTTAATGTTGCCTTACCTGTATCTGCATACAGCGGCAGAAACAGCCCCAGATGAGGATCAGGGATTCTTTTTTGTTATGGCAGTTGCCCCTCAATTCGCAACTCTGAATTATGTCGAAACATTCACCAAACCTTTTGATAAAATTTATCAAAGTTTTCCCGAAGCAGAAAATTATTTTACTGTTAATGCAAGCCAGCCTGTATCAGGTTTAGTGCTCAAACCATGGGGGAAGAGAGCTAAAAGTCAATTTGCGCTGAAGCAGCCATTGCAGGACAAGTTGTCAGAAATTACAGGGCTTAATGCCTTTGCTATAGTACCGCCCCCCCTCCCGGGTGGTGGTGGCGGCACACCAGTCCAGTTCGTAGTCAAAACGACCAATGATTTCCAAAGCTTATTTGATATTTCCAATAAATTAACGGATAAGGCTAGAAAAAGTGGTTTATTTATTTACGTTGACAACTCATTAAAATTTAACCAACCACAAATAGAGCTCTCTATTAATCGCTCAAAAGCCGCTGAAATGGGGTTAGACATGCGTGCCATAGGAAGCAGTCTAACTAGCGCTCTATCAGGTAACTATGTAAATTACTTTAATCTTGAAGGAAGAAGTTATCAGGTAATCCCCCAACTCGATCGTAAATTCCGCCTAACCGCAGAACAATTAGGGCAAATTTATGTGAAAACCATGTCAGGCACCATGGTGCCCTTATCAACTGTTGTATCCCCGAAAGAAAAAACCCAACCTAATGCAGCAACTCATTTCCAACAGCTTAACTCTGCTACGATTCAAGCGGTGATGATGCCAGGAAAAACCTTAGGTGAGGGTTTGCAATTTTTACAAAATGCCGCAGATGAAACCTTGCCCAAAGGCTTCAGCTACGATTATGGTGGTGAATCAAGACAATTTATGCAAGAAGGAAGCGCCTTACTCTTCGCATTCTTGTTTGCTATTATTATCATCTACTTGGTTTTATCAGCCCAATACGAAAGCTTCCGCGATCCGTTAATCGTCCTGATCAGTGTGCCGATGTCTATTTGCGGCGCTCTAATTCCACTGAATTTAGGACTAGCCAGTATTAATATCTATACTCAGGTAGGCTTAATTACTCTAATTGGTCTTATTAGTAAACACGGTATTTTAATTGTCGATTTCGCTAATCATTTGCAACGAGAGAAAAATCTTGATAGGCGGGCAGCGGTAGAAGAAGCAGCAGCGATTCGCTTAAGACCAATATTAATGACTACTGCAGCTATGGTTTTTGGCGTACTTCCTTTGCTTATTGCCAGCGGAGCTGGAGCTGTTAGTCGTTTTGATATAGGCCTGGTTATCTCGGCCGGATTACTGATTGGCACCTGCTTTACTCTATTTGTGGTACCAACCATGTATACTTATATCGCTGAAGATCATCGCACTAAAGGTGATCAACCTATTATTGAACACCTTTAA
- a CDS encoding valine--tRNA ligase has protein sequence MDKTYSPEAIEQAYYKKWESQHYFQPRGDGKRFCIMLPPPNVTGSLHMGHGFQHTIMDALTRYHRMLGDKTLWQPGTDHAGISTQLVVEKQLEAKGIARKDLSREEFLDYVWKWKNESGNTITQQMRRLGASVDWDKERFTMDEGLSAAVQKVFVQLYDEGLIYRGTRLVNWDPKLGTAVSDLEVLSEEEDGFLWHIRYPVVDSTEFVVVATTRPETLLGDSAVAVHPEDPRFQHLIGKHVHLPLCDRTIPIIADEYVDKEFGSGCVKITPAHDFNDHEVGKRHNLPLINILNKKATINKNAPLKYQGMDRFVAREQIIQDLEKEGFLTKTEPHKLKVPRGEKSNVIIEPLLTDQWYVKIKPLAEPAIAAVKKGEIRFIPENWTKTYFQWMDNIEDWCISRQLWWGHRIPAWYDSQGNIYVGYSENDVRFKYKIDEATPLKQDEDVLDTWFSSALWPFSTLGWPERTPELDQFYPTSVLVTGFDIIFFWVARMIMMGLKFTGKVPFKDVFITGLIRDSEGHKMSKSKGNVLDPLDIIDGIDLESLLAKRTSNLMLESVRNRIIKATEKEFPNGINAYGTDALRFTYCSLASTGRNVRFDVGRVEGYRNFCNKLWNAARYVLLNTDEERVDFGDGAFQYSPADQWILSRLQHTIGKVHHYFETYRFDLLANTLYEFVWHEYCDWYLELSKPVLQDEHSLGALKRGTRGTLIHVLDQILKLLHPLMPFITEEIWQRTTKFTSENGVSIMLSAYPRVNEEFINDTIEEELDWLKAAIQAIRTIRSEMSITPSKLIPLCIRNCTPVLRNRIEKYQQILTAMSKIKEIKYLNADEKAPVSATAVLGEIELLIPMADLIDKEAELTRLAKEVAKLDKDISLAQGKLSNPKFTDKAPAEIIAKEQEKLAQAQQAKEKLLEHRMRIEAL, from the coding sequence ATGGATAAAACCTATTCCCCAGAAGCAATAGAACAAGCTTATTATAAGAAATGGGAAAGTCAGCATTATTTTCAACCACGTGGTGACGGTAAACGCTTTTGCATTATGCTTCCCCCTCCCAATGTAACAGGAAGCCTTCATATGGGGCATGGTTTTCAGCATACTATTATGGATGCCTTAACCCGATATCACCGTATGTTAGGGGATAAAACCTTATGGCAACCAGGGACGGATCACGCTGGAATTTCCACTCAACTCGTCGTTGAAAAACAATTAGAAGCGAAGGGAATTGCACGAAAAGATTTAAGCCGAGAAGAGTTCCTTGATTATGTTTGGAAATGGAAAAATGAATCAGGAAATACCATCACTCAACAGATGAGGCGTTTAGGCGCTTCGGTAGATTGGGACAAAGAGCGTTTCACTATGGATGAAGGCTTGTCTGCAGCCGTGCAGAAAGTGTTTGTCCAGCTTTATGATGAGGGGTTGATTTACCGTGGCACTCGTCTGGTTAACTGGGATCCCAAGTTAGGTACGGCAGTATCCGACCTTGAAGTACTTTCCGAGGAAGAAGACGGTTTTCTCTGGCATATTCGTTATCCTGTAGTCGATTCTACAGAGTTTGTCGTTGTAGCGACAACTCGTCCCGAAACACTACTTGGTGACTCGGCAGTGGCTGTTCATCCAGAGGATCCGCGCTTTCAACATTTAATTGGCAAGCACGTGCATCTTCCTCTTTGCGATAGAACTATTCCGATTATTGCCGATGAATATGTAGACAAAGAATTTGGTAGTGGTTGTGTTAAAATTACCCCCGCCCATGATTTTAACGATCATGAAGTGGGTAAACGACATAATCTACCCCTAATCAATATCTTAAATAAAAAAGCAACAATCAATAAAAATGCCCCATTAAAATATCAAGGCATGGATAGATTTGTTGCCAGAGAACAAATAATTCAAGATTTAGAAAAAGAAGGATTTCTCACTAAGACAGAACCACATAAATTAAAGGTACCTCGTGGTGAGAAATCTAACGTTATCATTGAACCGCTATTAACTGATCAATGGTATGTCAAAATAAAACCTCTAGCAGAACCTGCTATTGCCGCAGTTAAGAAAGGTGAAATCCGCTTTATTCCTGAGAATTGGACTAAAACCTATTTTCAATGGATGGATAATATAGAAGATTGGTGTATTAGTCGCCAATTATGGTGGGGGCATAGAATACCAGCTTGGTATGACAGTCAAGGTAATATTTATGTAGGGTATAGTGAAAATGACGTTCGCTTTAAATACAAAATTGATGAAGCAACGCCGCTAAAACAAGATGAAGATGTCTTGGATACTTGGTTCTCCTCTGCCCTATGGCCTTTTTCTACGTTAGGCTGGCCTGAACGTACTCCAGAACTCGATCAATTTTATCCTACATCAGTTCTTGTTACTGGTTTCGATATTATCTTTTTCTGGGTTGCCCGCATGATTATGATGGGATTGAAATTTACCGGAAAAGTTCCATTTAAAGATGTATTTATTACTGGGTTAATTCGTGACAGTGAAGGACATAAAATGTCTAAGTCTAAAGGGAATGTGCTCGATCCTTTGGATATTATCGATGGAATAGATCTTGAATCCTTACTGGCGAAACGTACTTCTAATTTAATGTTGGAATCAGTACGTAATCGAATTATTAAAGCGACCGAAAAAGAATTCCCCAATGGAATTAATGCTTACGGCACCGATGCCTTACGTTTCACTTATTGTTCTTTGGCATCTACTGGCCGTAATGTTCGTTTTGATGTAGGTCGCGTAGAGGGCTATAGAAATTTCTGTAATAAATTATGGAATGCGGCACGTTATGTCTTATTAAATACCGATGAAGAGCGAGTTGATTTCGGCGATGGAGCCTTCCAGTACAGCCCCGCAGATCAATGGATATTGTCCCGTCTACAACATACTATAGGGAAAGTACATCATTACTTTGAAACCTACAGATTTGATTTATTGGCTAACACCCTGTATGAATTTGTTTGGCATGAATACTGTGATTGGTACCTTGAGTTATCTAAGCCAGTATTACAAGACGAACACTCTCTCGGCGCCCTGAAAAGGGGAACACGGGGAACCTTAATTCATGTGCTGGATCAGATATTAAAGCTCCTACATCCTTTAATGCCATTTATTACCGAAGAGATTTGGCAAAGAACAACAAAGTTCACTAGTGAAAATGGGGTCAGCATCATGCTAAGTGCTTATCCTCGAGTCAACGAAGAGTTTATTAATGACACTATTGAAGAGGAGTTGGATTGGTTAAAGGCAGCCATTCAAGCAATAAGAACGATACGAAGTGAAATGTCCATCACTCCATCAAAGCTTATTCCTCTATGTATTCGCAATTGTACTCCCGTGCTCAGAAACCGTATTGAGAAATATCAACAGATTTTAACAGCCATGAGTAAAATCAAGGAAATAAAGTACTTAAATGCCGATGAAAAAGCACCAGTGTCAGCAACAGCCGTGCTAGGAGAAATAGAATTATTAATTCCTATGGCCGATTTAATCGACAAAGAAGCTGAACTTACTCGATTAGCTAAAGAAGTCGCTAAATTAGATAAAGACATTAGCCTTGCTCAAGGGAAATTAAGTAATCCTAAATTTACAGATAAAGCACCGGCGGAAATTATAGCAAAGGAACAGGAAAAACTGGCTCAAGCACAACAAGCTAAGGAAAAACTGTTGGAGCATCGAATGCGTATTGAAGCATTGTAA
- a CDS encoding BON domain-containing protein, with amino-acid sequence MRDSLKILLIAFLSLVITACSTSPYTESAGEFIDSSTTTTKVKASLVDQLGSNGIFIKVKTYKDEVQLSGFVDTQRIKQRAGSIAAGVDGVRNVRNDIIIKAR; translated from the coding sequence ATGCGTGACTCACTTAAAATATTGTTAATTGCGTTTCTTTCTTTGGTTATTACTGCTTGCAGCACTTCGCCATATACTGAAAGTGCCGGTGAGTTTATTGATAGTTCTACGACAACTACCAAGGTAAAAGCTAGCTTAGTCGATCAGTTGGGCTCGAATGGTATTTTTATCAAAGTTAAGACCTATAAAGACGAAGTGCAACTTAGTGGTTTTGTAGATACTCAAAGAATCAAACAAAGAGCTGGTAGTATTGCAGCTGGTGTGGATGGTGTTAGAAACGTACGTAACGACATTATTATAAAAGCAAGGTAA
- a CDS encoding PAS domain-containing sensor histidine kinase, which produces MASKDCSNLNQIDLYKQLFETIPVHIYWKNLKFEYLHCNLLQAKNMGFSSPEQIVGKTDYELFSKKIADQIRKNDLEVVFKKAPCIFEESGEDISGSYQVYLTQKIPIINKKGEISGIGGISINITARKNAEENIRQEKEKVEQTLANIIENLPGHVYWKNKNSVYQGCNLAQAKSAGFASAKEMIGKTDYEMPWRHEADLLRESDLAVINNKETITTEEASQLANSDQLSIFLSKKAPLYNKQGEVIGILGVSFDITDRKKIEQDLYLAQIAAETANRAKSEFLRNMEHQLRTPFSGIYSIVQMLAETEIETEKRELLELTYGSAKEFLDLLNDIIDFSRYQAIYAAVLEKKFDLKKLIEKIVMMQQAAAVSKKLKLSSEYPDDLPSIFIGDPYKLRRILLNLVSNAIRFTSKGSVSIQVKLGKIIDEKNLILQLVVIDTGIGIPAEKQSLIYEKFYRIHPANQNKYLGAGLGLHIVKQLMNELGGEIELSSTLAKGTTFVCTIPFKRPLLDALIDENDD; this is translated from the coding sequence ATGGCAAGCAAGGACTGTTCGAATTTAAACCAAATCGATTTATATAAGCAACTGTTTGAAACCATTCCAGTACACATTTACTGGAAAAACCTAAAATTTGAATACCTGCATTGCAATTTATTACAAGCTAAAAATATGGGTTTTTCTTCACCGGAACAAATTGTAGGCAAAACAGATTATGAGCTGTTTTCAAAAAAAATAGCAGACCAAATTAGAAAAAATGACTTGGAAGTAGTTTTTAAGAAAGCCCCCTGTATTTTTGAAGAGTCCGGCGAAGATATTAGTGGTTCCTATCAAGTCTACTTAACTCAAAAAATCCCAATAATAAACAAAAAAGGAGAAATTAGTGGTATAGGTGGTATTTCAATCAACATAACCGCCAGAAAAAATGCAGAAGAAAATATTCGTCAAGAAAAAGAAAAAGTAGAACAGACTTTGGCAAACATTATTGAAAACTTGCCAGGACATGTTTATTGGAAAAATAAAAACTCCGTCTATCAAGGTTGCAATTTAGCTCAAGCAAAATCAGCTGGTTTCGCATCCGCTAAAGAGATGATCGGTAAAACGGATTATGAAATGCCTTGGCGTCATGAAGCCGACCTTCTTCGTGAATCTGACTTAGCGGTAATCAACAATAAAGAAACCATAACGACAGAAGAAGCCTCACAGTTAGCCAATTCAGATCAACTATCTATTTTCTTGTCTAAGAAAGCTCCCTTATACAATAAACAAGGGGAGGTTATAGGCATATTAGGAGTTTCTTTTGATATCACCGATCGTAAAAAAATAGAACAAGATCTTTACTTAGCACAAATTGCCGCAGAAACAGCGAATCGGGCTAAATCCGAATTTCTACGCAATATGGAACATCAACTTCGTACCCCTTTTAGTGGCATATACAGCATAGTGCAGATGTTAGCTGAAACTGAAATTGAGACTGAAAAAAGAGAACTGTTAGAACTTACCTATGGTTCTGCTAAAGAGTTCCTGGATTTGTTAAATGACATTATCGATTTTTCGCGCTATCAAGCAATATATGCCGCAGTTCTTGAAAAAAAATTCGATTTAAAAAAATTGATTGAAAAAATAGTAATGATGCAGCAGGCCGCTGCGGTCTCCAAAAAACTTAAATTAAGCTCGGAATATCCCGACGATCTACCATCAATATTTATTGGAGATCCTTACAAACTACGACGCATTTTGCTCAACCTTGTAAGTAATGCCATTCGTTTTACTTCCAAGGGCTCAGTCTCAATCCAAGTCAAATTAGGAAAAATAATTGATGAAAAAAATCTCATTTTACAGTTGGTTGTGATTGATACGGGCATAGGGATCCCTGCTGAAAAACAGTCTCTTATTTATGAAAAGTTTTATCGTATTCACCCCGCGAATCAAAATAAATACCTAGGGGCAGGTCTAGGATTACATATAGTCAAACAATTGATGAACGAATTAGGTGGAGAGATTGAATTATCCAGCACCCTTGCTAAAGGAACAACTTTTGTTTGCACCATACCCTTTAAAAGACCGTTACTAGATGCTCTAATTGATGAGAATGACGATTAA